The Triticum aestivum cultivar Chinese Spring chromosome 4B, IWGSC CS RefSeq v2.1, whole genome shotgun sequence sequence CATGTACAGCAGGATCAGAGTCTGCCTCTTTGACATGCTTACTGGACACCTTTCAGCGGTAGTTGACTGATCATAAGCTTACTCGATCAGACTGTCTTGGATCGTCTACATTACTCTGCCCTGTGAATTTGTAGAGCCTATTTGCCAGCTACATGTGGATAGCTAGTCATATGCGTTACAAAAGAACTGACAGTAAGTAGTTTCCAGTTTCCCTGCGGTCGATGGTCGTTTCGCCATCTGCGGCAACTGTACAGTCAACAAGGAGGCAATTATTTTTGGTGTGGCTTGTGAAATGGATTGGTAGCGAGCTGCATGGTTAAACTTTGTTCACAAGTACAATCAATGCTTGCAATTTGTTATCTCGTACACAATCTGGTATTGCAAGGTCTGATTCAGAGTAGGATGTCCTTGAAACTGATTCTGATGTATATTCAATTTGCAGTTCTATTCCTGTTTCAATATGCGTAAGTGCTGCCTCCTTGTTGGGTTGGAGAAATTAAGTTTCGTATTGTAGATGAGAGCTGTTAAGTTTGCTAGATGTGCTGAACATATAACTGTGACAAATTTTCGTGCATTTTGGTTTTTGTCAAGTGCTTAGTATTGATACATTCATATTCAATGAGCATGCTCTCTCTGTTCTCTTTTTTGCTATATGCATCACTATCTAGGTAATTATTTATCTGATATGGTGATATCAGTCTATACAAATAGCAGTTCCTTTCTGTGTCTATGATAGGTGAGAGAAGTAGCAATTTCTTTGGTTTTCCACTTTCAGCATATGCTTAGTTTTACAACTGCTAGCATTCTGCCAGAGAGAGGGACTGCATGTTAAGAGAGAAGAGAAATCTGGTAAGTTTTGTTCTTTTTCGTGTGCTTCTGAATGCACTTTAAATTTCTTCTTTAATGGAGAAAAGTTGCTCCCTGGTACTACCTCTGtaactaaatataagacgtttttgcagttcaaattgaactgcatgaactgcaaaaacgtcttatatttagttaCGGAGGTATAGAAGTTGATCTAGAGATAGCAAAGAAAAACACGTTTGTTTGTTGGATACATATACATTTCAGATTTACTGTGTCGTTTACATGCCATAGTAGTTCATGCATGCTAGGCGGTAAATTAGGTGTTTCCTCAGCCTACACGACACATGTAGCTGCATCTAGACAGCAAGCTATAACTGCCATCACAGTTGACAAGTTGTTCACATGTGGCTGGGTACCATGTGTATCAGTATCATACACACAACTGTTGACAAaatagggtttcccccgctttatattataaagcaaaacCACACCGAACACATAGCATTTGCTGGGGCGAACAGCACATCaagcccaaaaaaagaaagaaatgacAACAACGACAGCTCGGCAAAGCACGGATGATCCTCCACCGCTGCGCCCTCCAGCTTCGTCCGACCACACGCCAAGGCTCCTGAccgccgcgtaccaagcagcacctccaggaaggaatgcgacgccgacgacgctgctgcctgGACATGTCCTAGGGTTTCCTCCGGCACGCGGAGGGGATTGGGGGATGGGTAACACCGACACCCTTCACGAAGGAGAGGCGGCACCTGCAGGCGTCACCGCGTCAGAGCCAAAAGAaccaacagggatttctcccgcacCCCAAACACCGTTACCCACCCGATCCAGAGCCACCCACAAAGCTTGCCACCTGCTAGCACACGCCACCACGGTCTTGAGATCCTCTCCGCCGCCTCGCTGAGAACGCCAACACGAGGCCAAGAGGACAGAGACAAGCAACGCCAGGAAGCAAGGGCGGCAGCACCGGAGCCGCGCGGGAGgaaaccacctccaccgccgtcacgcaggaggcctgtgcctccaGCGCTGTCGCGGTCGCCGACCGGCCGCGGCAGCCGGGGCATACcaggcccagatcgggcccgcaaAGTCGTGGCCACCGCGCTGCAGCACCAGCGGCGCCAACGCTGCCACCCTCCACCAGCCCGACGCGCCTCTGCTTCCTCCCGGGAGGGACGCCGACGCCACCCCTGCCGCCGACCTGCCCAGACCCAGATGGGGTCCAAAGGGCCCAAatctgggccgagcgggcgccgccAACGGGAGCGCCGCCGTCCAGCAGGTCTCCTGCATGCTGCCAGGACACCCCGCCGCCGCGCTGGACCGCCTCCACCTAGGGACACCAACCACCCGGAGCCGCTCCGCCCCGCGTCGGGACGCCACCGTGAGGGGAATGGCCaggggccgccgccgccagcgtcgCCCGGGCCAAGCCCGGCGGCGAGCGCCAACGATGGCGGCGGGGATGGATGGATGAGGGCGAGTTTGGGGTGGAGGAGCGGGCGCGATGCGGTCGCGAGAAAGGGAGGGAGGGGGGAGAGCAGCTGGAATCTTCATACACACAACTGTTTAGTCGACAATggaatagtactccctccgatccatattaattgatgCTAACTTAGTACAGCTTTATTACAAAATTGTACTAGGTAAAGTcagcgtcaattaatttggatcggggGGAGTAATACTTTTATGGTGTGGCCTGTGAATGGACTAGAGAAGATCTGCAGGGTTAATATTTGTGGTGTCTTATAATCGGTGACTACATTTGTCAGATCGTACAGAATAAGTGGTTGAACTGTTCTGATTCTGAGTACGATTCTTTTCTTGAAGCTGATTGTGCTATAACTTGAATCTGTGGATGTATCCTTGTTCCATCTGGTCACAATATCGTCTCCTCTTTGGATTGGAGACAGGTGCACAGAACTGTTTAGTTTCTCCACAATGCGTGTATACTCTGACTTTGTTCATAAATGGGGAACGGTTGTTCTCCGATAGTTAGTAAGGAGTTGGTCTAAGATATCCAATAGCAAAAGAAAATCAGGTGCCTTGTTTGCATATGTATTGATCTCAGGTTCACTGGCTAGGTACTTTCAAGTTTCAACTGTTGGAAAGTCACTTCGCCACGTTCCTCAGCTGGCTAACTCCACGACCGCGTCGCCAGGAGCTCCAACGGGCACGCACTGCGTGCGTGCTTATCCCCGCATGCCAGGAGTATTACCGGCCCATGCCGTTGTATCTCACACGATCTCCCTGCTCCCTCTCGTCGCTGTATCTGTATATAAGTGTACACTTGAGTCATCAATAAAGCAGGGTGTGAGATTGCATTACTTGGTATCAGACGCCGAGCACCTCCGGTCCTCTTCCTGCTTCCGCTTCCACCATGCACCGCCTCCTCCGCCGCACCCGTTCGGCGGACTTCGACGCACCGGCGCCCGCTCCCTTCGCCGCggtgcccctcgccgccgccgcgcctgccgCCCCCACGCCCGCGGTCACCACTCCCCCGGTCGCCACGGCCCCCGCTGCGCGCCCCGGACCCTCCACGTCCGATCGGGGCAAAACGCCTGTTCCTGAGGGCGCCATGGCCTCTTCCTCGTCCGCGCCCCGCCCGGCTCCTCCGCCCCCTACGGGCGTTCTGCGCACCGCTGGCAGTACTCCTGCTCCCCGTCTCGCACTCGGCGGCACCAGCGGCGCCCTCGTCCCTCTCCGCATGGGGGGcgcctccgacgccggcccttccTCCGTTGCCGGTCTCCCGCCCTCTGTCGCACACTACTTCACCTCCAAGCTCCAGCTGGAGTTGGGGAACTACTCTCGTTGGCGCCAGCTCTTCTACGTCATCGCCTGCAAGTACGAGGTCCAGCACCACCTCGACATCGCCACCGAGCCGCTCGGCCAGAGCGCCGTGTGGAGAAACGACGCCCTCACCATCGTGCTGTGGATGCATGGCGTGGTCGAcgacgacctcctcgacgccgtcgCTACCCCGGCCAGCTCCGCCTACGACATCTGGTCGCAGCTTCACCTCCTCTTCATGGACAACCAGCCCGGGCGCGCTGTCATCCTCGGTGCAGAATTCCGCAGCTTCGTCCAGGGCGACCTCTCCGTCGCCGAATACAGCAGGCGTCTCAAGTCCCTCGCAGATGCCCTTGAGGACGTCGGCGAGCGCGTCACCGATCAGTCCCTCAGACTTCAGCTCATCCGTGGTCTCAACCGTAAGTTTCACGTCATGGCTACCCTACTGCCGATGCAATCACCGTTCCCAACCTTCGTGCAGTCGCGCTCGAGGCTGCTCATGGAGGAGATTTCGGCTAACGAGCGGGCGCGGCTCGATGGACGGCCTGAAGCCACGGCCACCGCGCTCGCCATCGGCCACAGCCCGGACGTCTCCTCCTCCGACCGCACTCCTGATCGCGCCTCCATCGATCGGGGCAAGGTGCCTGCCGCGCCGCAGTCTGGTGACCGCGACCGCGGAGGGCGTGGACGTGGGCGTgggcgcggccgcggccgcggcgccCAAACTCCTGGCGGCCCCTCCTCCGGCCGCGCTGCTGCTCCTTCCGATTTCGGCTCGTCCTCATCACTGCCCACCGGCTACTTCGCCCCGTACGGGGCGCTCCTTCCGGGTCTTCCTCGGCCTCGCGCACCGTGGGCCGCACCGAACGCTGCGGGTGTTCTAGGCCCGCGCCCGCCACCTCCTCATCAGGCCTACCCGGTagccgccgcggcctcctccaACGGGCCGTCTTGGGAGCAGTACAACCAACTGTACGCCGCGCTGCAGAACCTCTCCGTGCAGCACCAGCAGGCCGGCGGCACACCGGACTGGTTCCTCGACACGGGCGCTACGTCGCACGTCGCTGGTAAGACGAGCTCTCTCACCTTGTATGGTTCCCCCTCGCTGCGTCATTCCTCAGGCATCCTCGTAGGCGACGGCTCGCGTATTCCTATTACTGCCGTCGGCTCCACATCTCTCTCCAATTTTTCTCTCAATGACGTTCTCGTTTCCCCTACTATTATCAGGAATTTAATCTCCGTGCGCCGTTTTACACAAGATAACTTTGTTTCTATAGAGTTTGACCCGTTCGGTTTTTCCGTGAAGGACCTAGCAACAGGGAGAAAAATTCTGAGATCCAATAGCCACGGGGAGCTCTACCcattcttcaccaactccggcgtcCAAGAAGCTCTCTCCGTCGTCACCGGCGACCTCTGGCATCAACGTTTGGGACATGCTAGCAATAAATCCGTTTCTGCTTTAGCTCGTCATTTACTTCCCTCATGTAATAAAGACTTGTCTAGCACCACTATTTGCTCCTCATGTAAA is a genomic window containing:
- the LOC123094625 gene encoding uncharacterized protein — protein: MHRLLRRTRSADFDAPAPAPFAAVPLAAAAPAAPTPAVTTPPVATAPAARPGPSTSDRGKTPVPEGAMASSSSAPRPAPPPPTGVLRTAGSTPAPRLALGGTSGALVPLRMGGASDAGPSSVAGLPPSVAHYFTSKLQLELGNYSRWRQLFYVIACKYEVQHHLDIATEPLGQSAVWRNDALTIVLWMHGVVDDDLLDAVATPASSAYDIWSQLHLLFMDNQPGRAVILGAEFRSFVQGDLSVAEYSRRLKSLADALEDVGERVTDQSLRLQLIRGLNRKFHVMATLLPMQSPFPTFVQSRSRLLMEEISANERARLDGRPEATATALAIGHSPDVSSSDRTPDRASIDRGKVPAAPQSGDRDRGGRGRGRGRGRGRGAQTPGGPSSGRAAAPSDFGSSSSLPTGYFAPYGALLPGLPRPRAPWAAPNAAGVLGPRPPPPHQAYPVAAAASSNGPSWEQYNQLYAALQNLSVQHQQAGGTPDWFLDTGATSHVAGPSNREKNSEIQ